Part of the Passer domesticus isolate bPasDom1 chromosome 8, bPasDom1.hap1, whole genome shotgun sequence genome is shown below.
cctggattccagggggctgttctgctccctgtgcccatctaccagctcaggagaacacttgtcctgaggatggcctgtcttattgttgaaaactgaggcaaagaaggggtgaagtacctcagcccattcttcatctttggtaacCATATCTCCcacaataagaaatgcaggttgtccTTACCCCTCCTTTTGCCATGAATGTGcttataaaaacataataattatccttcacagaagtatccataTTAAGTCCTAATTGAGCTTTcatttctctaattttctttctgcacaaaCTAACAACAACCTTAAatatttcttgatttacctgcccCTATGTCCAAAGATGCTGCACCCTCTTTGTAACccctaaattcctgcaaaagctccatgccTAGCCATGacagtcatttccccctctgggtcatctttctgcacaaagggacagcctactcttgctccttcaagatttcttttttgaagcgtttccatccttcctggaactcgTTGTTTTTATGGGctgtttatctttaaaaaatcaatacctgatttggtactccccaaatctgcatcctcaataggccaaagtctgctctTATAAGTCCAGGGCAGAAAatttattgatgcccctccttctttcacaCAATATTGAAACAACTCATAATTTCATGGTGACTGTGCCCCAAACAACCTCTGACCagcacatctcccaccagcccttctctgtttgtgaccagcaggagacacagctttccttgggagtgggaattgcaggaaacctccccaaagtgcagcttggaaggttcaggctggagctgaggagaaagcaaagtccctgccagggtggaattgtggtgctcgaggtgtggcagcgtgaggctgggccatggccggctctgtgtgccaggagccggcagcgctgggtgccgggagcccagggagggcacagaaacgctggctgagaaatgctggggcacagcgagaggggcgagtgcagccggccagggcacaggagcagcacgcacagggggcacagcctgcaggacagatggccgagggctgggcagggctggcagggccacaggcacccaggcctttgtgccctgggctcgggcagcgcctctgaaggccccacagcaggaactttcctggcaggggctgcactttggctctccctcggcctccctggccaggctggcagtggctgcaggttgatggcatttgtccttgctgcccctgacatccccctgccccacagagagccccgagccacccgtgagggacaggccctgctggcccaggctgggctcaggccttggcctttctgcttcccccagccagcccaggccttgctcagcattgcagttccctgcctgagccttgggctccctgcactcctcgcctcaaggatctgctctcaccagtccctggagagcctttggcactccctgccctcactggggctcagccatgctccaaggcacttggagttttgctgctgactccttgagcagcttcttcatccttctctcagtgcctgaggctcctggacccagccccaaatccaccgtagggctgattaaaatacagaaagccctggggagctctttctcttccttcaattttcctccaagcctccagggcttgtgaagcagcttggagtcagtctggaattctgttaaggagggagatttcaaagtgcaccgacagcatgatgtttggttttaatcatgtgtgtgggtttttatttttcagttcagaaaagaggtgaaagaacgattccccaggtgatcttgatgctgaatgtctccctaggagatctgggcatggagaggaacaagccccttgcaggctgaccaattttggacaacctgctcctcaccccagcctcaccatgtctgacatggcccacctgggactgacatcccagaacataaaaaagtatgcatttttaaaataaataagattgattaatttataaaattataattatagtttttaaatttatattagtattactgtatatttctattacctttgatatttatgtgaaaaattgaatacatttttagcaatcaaaaaattatttgtcattggttttaaataaaacaattcctttcattaaatcattgaccactactggccatttatttctccttcttaatgctaattaatgctatttttagatcttttgacatatttttttattgttttcacggacagggtaaaaggggccactttggggtccctggagacatttctggggcacatttggggcagtgtagggtctgggcagtgtgataaacaagtccactgaatttaaggatcaaataattatctttattatttttgcaagcaaGAATAAGCAAGGACAGCGCTGGGCGGCCCGGAGTCTCCGCTCCACTTTGGCTCACAAAATTCCTATCCCCTGAGTCCACCTTTTATTGCCTTCTTCTCCGGGTTTAGGGATGACGTGATCTGTCTTCTGCGCTTGCTCATTCAGTTGCTAGGGGATCTTCttctgccttctggtggtcgtgggatgaaggcttagtcccccttagtcttcctctttgtgaacgctgagtgaacttatgccttataaggcatatctatacagaacactatacacttttctgcaagctaagcaattcttactagtactatacactttctgcaagctaagcaattctagCAAGTTTAAGGATTGTtgttacagctgcttctcattactttcctttcacaGGGCATAACTTTacaatggaattcccaaagcactATAGTAAACCAGCAACCATATGTATCTGCACAAGAAGTTTTTTTGGCTATTTAACTATTGCTTTATATTGTATAGTTATTtagctattgatttaattaatgaacaaatgtattactacttattacaaatcccccatttctttttttaccagttttgttCATTAAATCTTTCTAGGTCTTTCCTAGCAAGCATTAAATGAGCTGCCGCATCAGTTAAGCTATGTGCACTAATTATAGGTACTAACTTCCTTAGTATCTTCATCATATTCCAATTCATAATGAATAGAactgctgacaaaataaaaccaagcagtCAATATCAACAGAACAAAAATGGGATGGCATACACTGTTTAGGACCCCTGTGGCATTAGGAGACAAACTGAAAATGGTATCccactggatgtcactctggaaatgccagtggctcagctgagagttCTGGGaatgactgacactgcactgagaggggccacagtcctgcaagggtctttcatcaggagcaaagagcagcctggagggtgggcaatgctggatctgtaccactgtgtgctcatccttcacctgaatgtggagctgcccccaaagttgccatggatcactttttctttttctcctcttgggtatattttggagcagctgttctatgtggcttttgatggtgatcctgtggcaagcagccatttgcctgctgtgctatcctcacaactaatactaactcctcatttcccttggttttatttggcgttttttatctatttgtttgattggtttgctgcatgggtttgtttgtttgattgactgggtttttgtctgatttggtttgagttttgtttgctttttcataaaagaCTGGTGAAgctggcaaagccaaactcaagacaatgtaaaccaggatcagctttccagaaattgcttttggctgggtttagctgcatcccccaggctcaggatcactagtatattttcaggttttactctgcatatcagcctgcccagactccgcttggtctttcacaaatggagaagacaatggacattgtgccaagcttcctttcaaactgaaaaacctgggtcagcatgacagaaaagaagaaaaataaatcaccagttagaacagaaccagtgtcccaccatcttcccctccactgttattagttttgtacatttagaggcaaatctgggtctaaagcttgcatctctcagttcctgatgctatttgctaccctgcagccttgactggccctgatgtgactgactcctgggcaagtggggctggggatgctcagcctggagagaggagacactgggaggcctccctgtggctgtgcaggactggaagtgtcccgcaggaaagaaggggacagagtgttcagcagggcctgtgctgacaggacaaggggggatggctttcaactgcagcaggttgattgaagctgcatctaaggaagctgctcttttccactgggggtggtggggcactggcccaggctgtgcacagaggctgtgcatgccccatccttggcaacagggctctgagcagcatgctctgggggaagattgctcagctgggaacaagatgttgttcttcaggctcccttgcaagcccaaccgttcagggactccatcattccatggtctccagtgtccacttcagatggagtctgggaactgtgatgtcacagcccacgctccagctggaacgtccagtgcccaggaaagggcacaacacaaccgtTGTTCGTTGTGTTCGCatgctcttcaccctgctcctgcccactctgcttttcACCTGCCCCCTGATAACCCATTCAGTCCTGAAAGGTCCTTAatgcctggattttgtcatccagccctgcaggatgctcctctttgttctgaggaaggtatggtgccattccatggaggtggacaccccccacctgcccgggtgggctggagctctgtggggatggagtgggacagggagcccactctgaggttttgctacctctgcaggctgtcccagacagagaggaggagatggaggtagataCAAAGATTGATacggaggaggagatggaaatagacggagaagaccctggagaggaagagatggatgtggatgtggaggaggaagaagagatggacgtgtatgtggatgaggaagaagaaatggatgtggatatggaagagtccattgaggacatggatattgattaaaaaggtgaggaagaggccctgatcttggcatgaagacgaatgccagcagcaggacaggcagagtgggtctccggctgccaggctggggctgggctgggtgctccctgctcagggacattgtacccagggcattGGATTCTgttggccatccacagcctgtcctgtgcctgctttgctccac
Proteins encoded:
- the LOC135305827 gene encoding probable inactive protein kinase DDB_G0270444, with translation MLLFVLRKAVPDREEEMEVDTKIDTEEEMEIDGEDPGEEEMDVDVEEEEEMDVYVDEEEEMDVDMEESIEDMDID